The segment GCGTGTTCCAAGAGGATGGGGATATGGGTATGCCCATCCATGCGGCACTATTGCGAATCGCGACCGACCGGGAGTACGTCGAGATGTTCCGTCAAGTATTCGGGCGCGCCCCTGATCTTGCTGGTTTCGCTGATGCCCTTGCCGCCTTCCAGCGCACGCTGATTTACAGCGACTCGCGATTCGACAGATTTTGGTTTGGCGGCGATTCCACTGCTCTTACTGCAGAAGAACGACGGGGCTGGGAGGTGTTCCGCGGCCCCAAGACCAATTGTAGCGGCTGCCATGTCCCTACCCTTACCTCGAACGTGGATGAAGGGCGAGCTCCCTTCTTCGACCATCGGTTCCACAATCTCGGGGTTGGCTATTCTGCAGGCGAGATGCGGGACTTGGGCCGATATCTGGTCACCGGCGTCCCACGCGATTGGGGCGCGTTTCGCACACCCAGTTTGCGAAACGTGG is part of the Gemmatimonadota bacterium genome and harbors:
- a CDS encoding cytochrome-c peroxidase, which translates into the protein MIRGMVSVLLPLVIVGRLAISRAEPPIRVERSAHLVAGREELGRRLFFDRRLSRDSSISCASCHQPSHGFAEPRKLSFGIGEEARIRNTPSLANIGLALSFNWDGSRATLEEQVLGVFQEDGDMGMPIHAALLRIATDREYVEMFRQVFGRAPDLAGFADALAAFQRTLIYSDSRFDRFWFGGDSTALTAEERRGWEVFRGPKTNCSGCHVPTLTSNVDEGRAPFFDHRFHNLGVGYSAGEMRDLGRYLVTGVPRDWGAFRTPSLRNVALTAPYMHDGSLESLEDVVAFYVRGES